One region of Chloroflexota bacterium genomic DNA includes:
- a CDS encoding M36 family metallopeptidase, which yields MSSKRKEPQKFLRGIAAVSVAISLLALVMLLPASTLAAPATEPTLNCAEILWHSLTGTPKTLRNCITPNLFEADAAETATTFLKRHRSLFGLPVGLPDLALVSVKHGLDSSHVLFQQTYNDLPVYGAYVSVHLDKDDQVQVLHNGYLAEIQVPDDQASVSAVEAVQIARDAIGFNAPRNDSPAPVKEILPRGHDHGRQIWRVMVIAADPQGDWEVLVDALSGDVIKRYNRLVFARGRVFQSSPAQQSEAGEPDLQTLPLQGLDDSGWLRGEHVDVTQPEGYIPAQAFSVDGEFIYNPDDPRFEEVMVYYHIDSTQRYIESLGYSDEHDPPNGIRDRVTNASAHWFDLDQSFYSVSDDALHFGDGGVQDAEDADLIVHEYAHALQHDQLACWGGGDMEIIGEGFGDYLAASRFASQSEDPACIAEWDSTSYASGPPYCLRRVDRNRQYPEGLSGDTHTDGELWSRILWDLRSHLGSQAADTLALESNYYLPCQASLADAGRALLDAGVNLFDGAHQLVIEEVLMSRGLLALPAPTIALATNGDLIAPHNLVPIAEEPNHSLPASYEVQYTLEGNASDDRLDTFNGGLPVDYDTFGNEEWLAENNSIRPGAIGHNQSSNLTLDVSLTRPGELKFRYRVSSEQGWDKLAFFVDDTLLLETSDNAVWKRFSTTLSPGSHRLWWRYSKDSTLSSGQDTAWIDDLSIENVQSAVWQDATLVETAPVDGILTWRVPEENTLEGAIRMRTVVDGLTSPWATASERVWIDEPTAVEVSDFESQPMQADYSGWGTTGALILLTALSLAALILLTRRGHFTS from the coding sequence GTGAGTAGCAAGCGCAAAGAACCGCAGAAATTCCTGCGTGGTATTGCCGCGGTTTCCGTGGCAATATCATTGCTCGCGCTTGTTATGCTTCTTCCAGCTTCCACGTTGGCAGCGCCGGCCACGGAACCCACCCTGAACTGCGCAGAAATCCTTTGGCACTCGCTCACCGGCACGCCGAAAACCTTGCGGAACTGCATTACCCCCAACTTATTCGAGGCCGATGCTGCCGAAACTGCAACCACCTTCTTGAAGCGCCATCGATCCCTCTTTGGCCTCCCGGTGGGGCTTCCCGACCTGGCCCTGGTGTCAGTGAAACACGGCCTCGATAGCAGCCACGTTCTCTTCCAGCAGACATACAACGATCTTCCCGTATATGGCGCCTATGTGTCCGTGCACCTCGATAAAGATGATCAGGTTCAGGTCCTGCACAATGGCTATCTCGCAGAGATTCAGGTGCCCGACGACCAGGCCTCAGTATCAGCCGTAGAAGCGGTTCAGATCGCCCGGGACGCTATCGGCTTCAACGCGCCTCGCAACGACAGCCCGGCGCCGGTGAAGGAGATTTTGCCCCGGGGACACGATCACGGCCGCCAGATATGGCGAGTGATGGTCATTGCAGCCGATCCCCAGGGGGATTGGGAAGTGCTGGTGGATGCCCTCTCGGGTGACGTCATAAAACGCTACAACCGACTCGTGTTTGCTCGCGGTCGCGTTTTCCAGTCCAGCCCTGCCCAACAGTCGGAGGCGGGTGAGCCCGATCTGCAAACGCTCCCGTTGCAGGGCCTGGACGACAGCGGCTGGCTACGCGGCGAGCATGTCGATGTCACCCAACCAGAGGGGTATATCCCGGCCCAGGCCTTCTCGGTCGACGGCGAGTTCATCTACAATCCCGATGATCCCCGCTTCGAGGAAGTGATGGTTTACTATCACATCGACTCCACGCAGCGCTATATCGAAAGCCTGGGGTACAGCGACGAACACGATCCGCCCAATGGCATTCGTGATCGTGTGACCAACGCCAGTGCCCACTGGTTCGATCTGGACCAATCCTTCTACAGCGTCAGCGACGATGCACTGCACTTTGGCGATGGCGGCGTACAGGACGCCGAGGATGCCGACCTCATCGTCCATGAATACGCCCATGCCCTTCAGCATGATCAGCTGGCTTGCTGGGGGGGCGGCGACATGGAGATCATCGGCGAGGGTTTTGGCGATTACCTGGCTGCCAGCCGCTTCGCCAGCCAGAGCGAGGACCCTGCCTGTATCGCCGAATGGGACAGTACCAGCTATGCTTCGGGCCCACCTTACTGCCTCAGGCGAGTCGATCGAAACCGCCAATACCCTGAAGGACTGTCGGGAGACACCCACACCGACGGGGAACTGTGGAGCCGGATTCTCTGGGATCTGCGCAGCCATCTGGGGTCACAGGCGGCGGACACCCTGGCGCTGGAAAGTAACTATTACCTGCCCTGCCAGGCATCGTTGGCAGATGCCGGGCGGGCGCTGCTGGATGCCGGCGTCAATCTCTTTGACGGCGCCCACCAGCTTGTCATCGAAGAGGTACTGATGTCCCGTGGTCTCCTGGCATTGCCGGCACCAACAATTGCATTGGCAACCAACGGGGACCTGATCGCCCCGCACAACCTGGTTCCCATCGCGGAAGAACCCAATCACAGCCTGCCGGCGTCTTATGAGGTCCAGTACACGCTGGAGGGCAATGCTTCCGACGACCGGCTTGACACGTTCAATGGCGGGCTCCCCGTCGATTACGACACCTTTGGCAACGAGGAATGGCTGGCCGAAAACAACTCGATCCGGCCGGGCGCCATCGGCCACAACCAGAGCAGCAACCTGACTCTTGACGTGAGCCTGACCAGGCCGGGCGAACTCAAGTTCCGCTACAGGGTGAGTTCCGAGCAGGGATGGGATAAGCTGGCATTTTTCGTTGACGATACGCTGTTGCTGGAAACCAGCGACAACGCCGTATGGAAGCGTTTCAGCACGACCCTCTCCCCCGGATCGCACCGGCTCTGGTGGCGCTATAGCAAGGATAGCACCCTGAGCAGCGGCCAGGATACCGCCTGGATTGACGATCTGAGCATCGAGAACGTACAATCGGCTGTCTGGCAGGACGCCACTTTGGTCGAAACTGCCCCGGTCGACGGCATATTGACCTGGCGGGTTCCGGAAGAAAATACCTTGGAGGGGGCGATCCGCATGCGCACCGTGGTAGACGGCTTGACCAGTCCATGGGCCACGGCCAGCGAACGGGTGTGGATCGACGAACCGACAGCGGTCGAGGTCAGCGATTTCGAAAGCCAGCCGATGCAGGCTGACTATTCCGGCTGGG
- a CDS encoding RHS repeat-associated core domain-containing protein, which yields MIVRKHRLNLILTLLIIASLLSTSLSLAAPAGETASAPLPEPVSSPPPGRNGLGLGRAENGNPADIPVQMVDGVNVTNGNLLIGDIHFQFNGQGPTFALQPVYNSQADPDLSLYTPLGRKWTHNLNDYITFGPEGDLALHKGDGEVISYPLTCRQDVNRSRGQIDVIDIQLTAEHWNTALGDPGFEAIYDVEPPPAGDGQVNIRDIQVVAAAFNSYCYQVDPAYWLWEGPPADAIYSEIVALPSGDFELHTREGLVKTFFSPLIPDPIAGKLQSVLDRNGSGYVLNYAPDGLLMDAGDTSGNTLQFSYDMTVCPMPVIEQVSDHTGREVNYLYDNSSCDLISVSRYGVPWRDYAYQFGTSLLMQQADAMGATTEYDYDADSRLMTLRLPDTSHPQAYGYPGPGITHVMDAIGRLTEYHYSPMSKIQQIVQAATGHTIAYVYDGRGNLAHLGGPDGNDYGYDERGNLLRIESAHPDPADPTRLETLFTYDACNQVRTTTDAMGRTTENVYDPATCHLETMIDPMGHATQFVNNSQGQPVEITDAAGRVTTNVYDPNGNLIQTEDNAGNITHMGYDLLNRRIEETDAAGHLTTFQYDDFDRQTRIIAPPGPGPRETVMVYDNVGNLVTSVNPDGNATGYGYDGRGNKLSVTDSLGNVTRYEYDDPDRLMQVTDPMGRITRIDYDALNRPITVTANTTALFPQITELSYDDPGLTRRVTNANGHTTTFELDRAGRVLRVTNPDGTIATQYEYNLAGEMLSVVDALGRIESSEYDDAGRKITDTDARSFTTGYEYDAVGNVISVSNARGYITQVEYDHGNRITAVHDPLGGVTQMDYDELGNLLVVTDPDSNATNFGYDETSNLITVTNPLNEITLLEYSAAGQRTALESPEGLRIEFDLDSLGRVLTERKLGSDGLLAEVSFQYDAMGNRFEMIDANGFNWNYDYDDYDRLIGSTDPLGNTTGYEYDPLGNLMHKSLPDGTGIAYSYDDLNRLGRTDYADGSYVSQLYDAMGNVEKVESFAAGGLLEASTDFDYNERNQVIQVSGLISPTLSYGIDYHYDEVGNPHHKEYILPDTSGPIMVEQLWDENNRLVTITRTEGLATAVAEKDYSPAGQLVGSKFSSEASLSAFSSYGRDPAGRLQSIQHCWDLACSTLFSQYDYSYDQDGNRTSELVTKDGLQHQIEYEFDGLNRLSGERRLEAHPPGLVFYDTTYSYDPVGNRISETDGNDLITYVHNAAGQIELKEIAGALDDTILYIHDDNGNLVHRESLILPPPAGVLEDLEYDAEGRLVSYWEPAVSTPTVYTYDGLGNKIYARDAILGDGKAYLYDGPNVVAEYAVDSLGIPSLESTYLFGQEIDEALARFDPSMLEPSFYLRDALGSTRQIIDPFGGVWNDYEYTAFGELFAESGTLPNDILFTGRWRDPASDLYDFRTRVYDPDDGRFLQKDPIYEGLILAPCVACWQNPLELFEVMPLYGYVGNNPATYTDPTGEQWWFWRPWWWLSGPVDYVPYAWWGWWYSPWGWAGLRWWWWRWWWPANPFWGGWWWWQWRWWWGGWWLPYWGNAWWPWWWGGNWWWWPWSIGWGWWWYPWWWGGWWWPWWWFNWRGWWHWHWWWPLKWAWWCGWWWRWWWPWWWGGRWWPWFWSNWTGWRLGFWLGMVALVGRPLRVAMVASLAPRVVGHMVVGSLVRLDRLVPLAQVVGWLLVALVATLSLESLALVVGQLVALAPLVATLAVASVVAAMVLPMAQLALVVGERWSENSGPRTADGGQRSAVSGPRSVELRNIDD from the coding sequence ATGATCGTTCGAAAACACCGGCTCAACCTGATCCTTACGTTGCTCATCATCGCATCACTGCTCAGTACATCCCTCAGTCTGGCCGCCCCCGCAGGTGAAACAGCGTCCGCACCGCTGCCGGAACCTGTTTCCAGTCCCCCACCAGGAAGAAATGGGCTCGGGCTGGGCCGCGCAGAAAATGGCAACCCGGCCGATATCCCGGTCCAGATGGTGGACGGTGTCAACGTCACCAACGGCAATCTCCTGATCGGCGACATTCACTTCCAGTTCAACGGTCAGGGACCCACCTTTGCGCTGCAGCCGGTTTACAACAGCCAGGCCGATCCCGACCTCTCGCTCTACACGCCATTGGGGCGCAAGTGGACCCACAATCTCAACGATTATATTACTTTTGGTCCGGAAGGCGACCTGGCGCTGCACAAGGGCGACGGTGAGGTAATCAGCTATCCCCTCACCTGCCGGCAGGATGTGAATCGCTCTCGTGGCCAGATCGATGTGATCGATATTCAGTTGACAGCCGAACACTGGAATACCGCCCTCGGCGATCCTGGCTTCGAGGCCATCTACGATGTCGAGCCTCCGCCCGCCGGCGATGGCCAGGTGAACATCCGGGATATCCAGGTGGTGGCTGCGGCTTTCAACAGCTACTGCTACCAGGTTGATCCAGCCTACTGGCTGTGGGAGGGACCGCCGGCCGATGCCATCTACAGCGAGATCGTTGCGCTGCCCAGCGGCGATTTTGAACTTCACACCCGCGAGGGCCTGGTCAAGACCTTCTTCTCCCCGTTGATCCCAGATCCGATTGCAGGCAAACTGCAGAGCGTTCTCGACCGCAACGGCAGCGGTTATGTGCTCAATTACGCTCCAGACGGCCTTCTGATGGACGCCGGTGATACCAGCGGCAACACGTTGCAATTCTCCTACGATATGACCGTCTGCCCCATGCCGGTGATCGAGCAAGTCTCCGACCACACCGGACGCGAGGTAAACTATCTCTATGACAACAGCTCCTGCGACCTTATTTCCGTGAGCCGATACGGCGTACCCTGGCGAGACTATGCCTACCAATTTGGTACCAGCCTGTTGATGCAACAAGCCGACGCGATGGGTGCGACGACCGAATACGACTACGACGCGGACTCCCGTCTGATGACTCTGCGTCTTCCCGACACATCTCACCCCCAGGCCTACGGCTATCCGGGGCCGGGAATCACCCATGTCATGGATGCCATCGGCAGGCTGACGGAGTACCACTACAGCCCCATGAGCAAGATCCAGCAGATCGTCCAGGCTGCCACCGGTCACACTATCGCCTATGTCTACGATGGCCGCGGCAACCTGGCCCACCTGGGTGGTCCCGACGGCAACGACTACGGCTACGACGAACGAGGCAACCTGCTGCGCATCGAATCGGCCCACCCCGATCCGGCTGATCCAACCCGGCTGGAGACGCTTTTCACCTACGACGCCTGCAACCAGGTGCGAACTACCACCGATGCCATGGGCCGCACCACTGAGAATGTCTACGATCCGGCAACCTGTCACCTGGAAACCATGATCGATCCCATGGGCCACGCTACCCAGTTCGTCAACAACAGCCAGGGCCAGCCCGTGGAGATCACTGACGCCGCAGGTCGCGTGACCACCAACGTCTACGATCCTAACGGCAACCTGATCCAGACCGAGGATAATGCTGGCAACATCACCCACATGGGCTACGATCTCCTGAACCGCAGGATCGAGGAGACGGATGCCGCCGGACACCTGACCACTTTCCAATATGACGACTTCGACCGCCAGACCAGGATCATTGCGCCTCCCGGCCCGGGTCCCCGGGAGACGGTGATGGTCTATGACAACGTCGGCAACCTGGTGACTTCCGTCAATCCGGATGGAAATGCAACCGGCTACGGCTACGATGGCCGCGGCAACAAGCTCTCGGTTACCGACAGCCTGGGCAACGTCACCCGTTACGAATACGACGATCCCGACCGGCTGATGCAAGTCACAGATCCAATGGGTCGCATCACCCGCATCGACTACGATGCCCTCAACCGTCCCATCACGGTGACCGCCAACACGACGGCCCTCTTCCCACAGATTACCGAGCTGAGCTACGATGATCCAGGCCTGACCCGCCGCGTCACCAATGCCAACGGACACACGACGACCTTTGAACTCGACCGCGCCGGCCGCGTCCTGCGAGTCACCAACCCGGATGGCACAATTGCAACCCAGTACGAATACAACCTTGCAGGGGAAATGCTGTCCGTGGTGGATGCCCTGGGCCGCATCGAATCTTCCGAGTACGACGATGCCGGACGCAAAATCACTGACACCGATGCGCGCAGCTTCACCACTGGCTACGAATACGACGCCGTGGGCAATGTCATCAGCGTGAGCAACGCCCGGGGCTACATTACCCAGGTCGAATACGATCACGGCAATCGAATCACCGCCGTGCACGACCCGCTGGGTGGCGTCACCCAGATGGACTACGATGAGTTGGGTAACCTGCTCGTCGTCACCGATCCCGACAGCAACGCTACCAACTTTGGCTACGACGAGACGAGCAACCTGATCACCGTCACCAATCCATTGAACGAGATCACCCTGCTGGAGTACAGTGCTGCCGGCCAGCGGACAGCGCTTGAGTCCCCCGAGGGCCTGCGCATCGAGTTCGACCTGGATTCTCTCGGTCGCGTCCTCACAGAACGCAAACTGGGCAGCGATGGATTGCTGGCTGAGGTCAGTTTCCAATATGACGCGATGGGCAACCGTTTTGAGATGATCGACGCCAACGGATTCAACTGGAACTATGACTACGACGACTATGATCGGCTAATAGGCAGCACCGATCCCCTGGGCAACACCACCGGCTACGAGTATGACCCGCTGGGCAACCTGATGCACAAGAGTTTGCCCGACGGCACAGGTATCGCCTACAGCTACGACGACCTGAACCGCCTGGGACGCACCGACTATGCTGATGGCAGCTACGTATCTCAGCTCTACGACGCCATGGGCAACGTGGAAAAGGTCGAGTCCTTTGCAGCAGGTGGCCTGCTGGAAGCCAGCACAGACTTCGACTACAACGAACGCAACCAGGTAATCCAGGTTTCGGGTCTCATCTCTCCGACCCTCAGCTACGGTATCGATTACCACTACGACGAAGTTGGCAATCCCCACCACAAAGAGTATATCCTGCCCGACACCTCCGGGCCCATCATGGTCGAACAACTGTGGGATGAAAACAACCGCCTGGTGACCATCACCCGCACAGAGGGACTTGCCACAGCGGTAGCGGAAAAGGACTACAGCCCGGCAGGCCAACTCGTCGGGTCCAAGTTCAGCAGCGAAGCCTCCCTCTCCGCCTTTTCCTCCTACGGTCGCGACCCCGCCGGCCGGCTCCAGTCCATTCAACACTGCTGGGACCTGGCCTGCAGCACCCTGTTTTCCCAATATGACTACAGCTACGACCAGGATGGCAACCGCACGTCCGAATTGGTGACCAAAGACGGTCTCCAACACCAGATCGAATATGAATTCGATGGCCTGAACCGGCTGAGCGGCGAGAGGCGACTAGAGGCCCATCCGCCGGGATTGGTTTTTTACGACACGACTTACTCCTACGATCCGGTTGGCAACCGGATCAGCGAGACGGACGGCAACGACCTGATCACCTATGTCCACAACGCGGCCGGCCAGATAGAATTGAAGGAGATTGCCGGCGCCCTGGATGACACCATCCTCTACATACATGACGACAACGGCAACCTGGTGCACCGGGAAAGCCTGATCTTGCCTCCTCCCGCGGGTGTCCTAGAGGATCTCGAATATGACGCGGAAGGGCGCCTGGTCTCCTATTGGGAACCGGCGGTCAGTACGCCGACGGTCTACACCTACGATGGCCTGGGCAACAAGATCTATGCGCGGGATGCTATCCTGGGAGATGGCAAGGCCTATCTCTACGACGGTCCCAACGTGGTCGCCGAGTACGCGGTCGATTCGCTGGGCATCCCTTCCCTGGAGAGCACCTACCTGTTTGGCCAGGAGATCGATGAAGCGCTGGCCCGCTTCGATCCGTCGATGTTGGAACCCAGTTTCTACCTTCGGGACGCGCTGGGCTCGACACGGCAGATCATCGATCCCTTCGGGGGTGTCTGGAACGACTACGAGTACACCGCCTTTGGCGAACTTTTCGCTGAATCGGGCACGCTGCCCAACGACATCCTCTTCACAGGGCGATGGCGCGACCCGGCCAGCGACCTCTACGACTTCCGCACCCGCGTCTACGATCCCGACGACGGCCGTTTCCTGCAGAAGGATCCCATCTACGAAGGGCTCATCCTAGCCCCATGCGTTGCCTGCTGGCAGAACCCACTGGAACTGTTTGAGGTGATGCCGCTCTACGGCTACGTCGGCAACAACCCGGCCACCTACACCGATCCCACCGGCGAGCAGTGGTGGTTCTGGCGTCCCTGGTGGTGGCTCAGCGGACCGGTCGACTACGTGCCCTATGCCTGGTGGGGCTGGTGGTACAGTCCCTGGGGCTGGGCTGGCCTGCGTTGGTGGTGGTGGCGCTGGTGGTGGCCCGCCAATCCCTTCTGGGGAGGTTGGTGGTGGTGGCAGTGGCGCTGGTGGTGGGGAGGTTGGTGGCTTCCCTACTGGGGCAACGCCTGGTGGCCATGGTGGTGGGGCGGCAACTGGTGGTGGTGGCCATGGTCGATCGGATGGGGCTGGTGGTGGTACCCATGGTGGTGGGGCGGCTGGTGGTGGCCCTGGTGGTGGTTCAACTGGCGCGGCTGGTGGCACTGGCACTGGTGGTGGCCGCTCAAGTGGGCCTGGTGGTGCGGTTGGTGGTGGCGCTGGTGGTGGCCCTGGTGGTGGGGCGGCCGGTGGTGGCCCTGGTTCTGGTCCAACTGGACCGGCTGGCGACTGGGCTTCTGGCTGGGGATGGTGGCCCTGGTGGGGCGGCCGTTGCGGGTGGCCATGGTGGCGTCCCTGGCGCCCCGGGTGGTGGGGCACATGGTGGTGGGGTCCCTGGTACGGCTGGACCGGTTGGTACCGTTGGCCCAGGTGGTGGGGTGGCTTCTGGTGGCCCTGGTGGCGACACTGTCGCTGGAGTCTTTGGCCCTGGTGGTGGGGCAACTGGTGGCTCTGGCGCCCCTGGTGGCGACCCTGGCTGTGGCGTCTGTGGTGGCAGCCATGGTTCTTCCGATGGCCCAGCTGGCGCTGGTGGTGGGTGAACGGTGGTCGGAAAACAGCGGACCACGGACGGCTGACGGCGGTCAACGCTCGGCAGTCAGCGGTCCTCGGTCGGTAGAACTGCGTAACATCGATGACTAA
- a CDS encoding ASKHA domain-containing protein: protein MGSHSAEGIQVSQKNLEQKTFRVVFQPAGRREEVTAGTSLLVAARQAGVEIESICGGRQTCGKCQVQIEEGSFARYDIRSSPDHVSAESERERDYHERKGLKPGCRLSCAALVEGDLVVTVPESSRAHKQVVRKDVTERAIEVNPTIRLCYVELPPASLEDERSDWARLRDELEERFDLEGLRFDSVVLATIQPALRKGRGKVTATVWQEKEVIRVQSGYHEQAYGVAVDVGTTTLVAHLTELRSGQVLATESAMNPQISFGEDLMSRISFVMEHGDGLDRLNRAVVDALSGLVADATASADIVAADVVDMVVVGNTVMHHIFLGISPEELGGSPFAPAIKVALDIKARDLGLVVNRGAYVHVPPIEAGYVGADNVAAIIAEKPYERRDITLLIDVGTNGEIVLGNRDRMLSASSPTGPAFEGAQIRHGMRAAPGAIERVRIDPATLGVRFKVIGREDWIESGDNPAGDGQRPEAIDLSARRQGASLQGVILPAGICGSGTIEGVAELFLAGLIDPSGRFVAEAPTSRLKKDGLKSYFVLAWAHETSTGREIVIHADDVRAIQLAKAALYAGAKLLMQHYGVREVDRIVLAGAFGSYISPEHAMVLGLIPDCDLQQVTAVGNAAGDGALILLLDRAARLEAAQLAETIEHIQTATDPAFQDEFVAALYLPHVKDSHPHLDPILNEAMAQRVIVPSSNGSEAKNQIGARSRRASRRRRQQRTEKD from the coding sequence ATGGGAAGTCATTCTGCCGAAGGTATTCAGGTGTCACAAAAAAACCTTGAGCAAAAAACATTTCGAGTGGTGTTCCAGCCTGCCGGCCGGCGGGAGGAAGTGACCGCCGGTACGTCGTTGCTGGTTGCCGCGCGCCAGGCAGGCGTCGAGATCGAGTCTATCTGTGGTGGACGCCAGACCTGTGGTAAATGCCAGGTGCAGATCGAAGAGGGCAGTTTTGCCCGCTACGACATTCGTTCTTCCCCCGATCATGTGAGTGCTGAATCGGAACGGGAACGGGATTACCACGAACGCAAGGGTCTCAAACCCGGATGCCGTCTCAGTTGCGCAGCGCTGGTTGAGGGTGATCTTGTCGTGACCGTGCCCGAATCCAGCCGGGCCCACAAACAGGTTGTGCGTAAGGATGTCACCGAGCGCGCTATTGAGGTCAATCCGACCATCCGGCTGTGCTATGTCGAACTGCCCCCGGCCAGCCTGGAGGATGAACGAAGTGACTGGGCGCGCTTGCGGGATGAACTGGAAGAGCGCTTTGATCTGGAGGGGCTGAGGTTCGATTCCGTGGTTCTTGCCACGATCCAGCCTGCCCTTCGCAAAGGGAGGGGCAAGGTAACCGCCACGGTCTGGCAGGAAAAAGAGGTGATCCGGGTTCAATCCGGTTATCATGAACAGGCTTATGGTGTCGCTGTCGATGTGGGCACGACCACGCTGGTCGCCCATCTGACCGAACTGCGCTCGGGTCAGGTCCTGGCCACCGAAAGCGCCATGAATCCCCAGATCAGCTTCGGCGAGGACCTGATGTCACGGATTTCCTTCGTCATGGAGCATGGCGATGGATTGGATCGGCTGAATCGGGCCGTGGTGGATGCTCTCAGCGGTCTTGTGGCAGACGCGACGGCTTCCGCCGACATCGTTGCGGCCGACGTGGTCGACATGGTGGTCGTGGGCAATACCGTCATGCACCACATCTTTCTCGGCATCAGCCCCGAGGAGTTGGGCGGGTCTCCCTTTGCGCCTGCGATCAAGGTAGCGCTGGATATCAAGGCCCGGGACTTGGGACTGGTGGTGAATCGGGGCGCCTATGTTCACGTGCCTCCCATCGAAGCAGGCTATGTGGGTGCAGACAATGTGGCGGCAATCATTGCAGAGAAGCCCTACGAGCGCCGGGATATTACCCTGTTGATCGATGTGGGAACCAATGGCGAGATCGTCCTGGGTAACCGGGACCGCATGCTGTCGGCCTCGTCGCCGACGGGCCCCGCCTTTGAAGGCGCCCAGATTCGCCATGGTATGCGGGCTGCACCAGGTGCCATCGAACGCGTGCGGATCGACCCTGCAACGTTGGGGGTGCGCTTCAAGGTTATTGGCCGGGAGGACTGGATCGAATCGGGTGATAATCCAGCCGGTGACGGACAAAGGCCTGAAGCGATTGATCTATCGGCCAGGCGGCAGGGCGCGTCCCTGCAGGGGGTGATCCTGCCGGCGGGAATCTGCGGCAGCGGGACCATCGAAGGGGTTGCCGAGCTTTTCCTGGCGGGACTGATCGATCCCTCGGGGCGATTCGTCGCAGAGGCGCCCACCTCCCGGCTGAAAAAGGATGGTCTGAAATCCTATTTTGTGCTGGCCTGGGCTCACGAGACCAGCACAGGGCGTGAGATCGTCATCCATGCCGACGATGTTCGGGCTATTCAACTGGCCAAGGCAGCCCTGTATGCCGGTGCCAAACTGCTCATGCAACATTACGGCGTCCGGGAGGTGGACCGTATTGTGCTGGCAGGGGCCTTTGGCTCCTACATCAGCCCAGAGCACGCGATGGTCCTGGGCTTGATACCCGATTGCGATCTCCAACAGGTGACAGCGGTGGGAAATGCTGCCGGCGACGGTGCCTTGATCCTGTTGCTGGACAGGGCAGCGCGGCTTGAAGCAGCTCAGCTGGCTGAGACTATCGAGCATATTCAAACTGCGACCGATCCTGCATTTCAGGATGAGTTTGTAGCTGCTCTCTACCTGCCCCATGTAAAAGATTCACACCCACATCTCGATCCGATCCTGAACGAGGCAATGGCCCAACGGGTCATCGTGCCATCGTCAAATGGCAGCGAAGCGAAAAACCAGATTGGCGCGCGTTCGCGGCGGGCCAGCCGGCGCAGGCGCCAGCAACGCACTGAGAAAGATTGA
- the menC gene encoding o-succinylbenzoate synthase produces the protein MIIERIQLHLIELPLAHPFETSFGRELTRLCILVSMQSQGATGWGESAAFGGPWYSYETIDTNWHVMEDYLAPMLLGEDIRSPGDVVARFRPVRGHPMARSAMENAAWDLLATADSLPLVTMLPGSVRDRVPVGVSVGIEETVPELLEVVSGFVSEGYRRLKLKIKPGWDIVPVRAVRERWPDYLLQVDANSAYSLDDIETLRALDEFELLLIEQPLHHDDIVDHALLQQQIETAICLDESIHSPMHARWALDLGACRNVNIKVGRVGGLSAAIEIHDLCLARGVPVWCGGMLETNVGRAANVALATLPTFTLPGDISASARYYKEDIAEPNFELNGDSTISLPDGPGLGVTVDVRRLEALRLRHLELC, from the coding sequence ATGATCATCGAACGCATTCAGCTACATCTCATTGAACTACCCCTGGCCCATCCCTTCGAAACCAGTTTCGGCAGGGAACTGACCCGCTTGTGTATCCTGGTTTCCATGCAGAGCCAGGGAGCAACCGGCTGGGGCGAAAGCGCGGCCTTTGGCGGCCCCTGGTACTCCTACGAGACCATCGATACCAACTGGCATGTCATGGAGGACTACCTGGCGCCCATGCTCCTGGGCGAGGATATCCGCTCGCCTGGCGATGTTGTGGCCAGGTTCAGGCCTGTTCGAGGCCATCCCATGGCACGTTCGGCCATGGAGAACGCCGCGTGGGATCTGCTGGCAACGGCCGACTCCCTTCCTCTGGTTACGATGCTGCCCGGCAGTGTTCGCGATCGGGTGCCGGTGGGAGTCAGCGTGGGTATCGAAGAAACGGTGCCGGAGCTTCTGGAGGTGGTTTCAGGGTTTGTTTCTGAGGGGTACCGGCGACTAAAGCTGAAGATCAAACCTGGGTGGGACATCGTTCCGGTGCGGGCTGTGCGCGAGCGCTGGCCCGATTACTTGCTTCAGGTGGATGCCAACTCTGCCTACTCCCTCGACGATATCGAAACCCTGCGGGCTCTGGATGAGTTCGAGTTGCTGCTTATCGAGCAGCCTTTGCATCACGATGATATCGTCGATCATGCCCTACTCCAGCAGCAGATCGAGACAGCCATCTGTCTCGATGAAAGCATCCATTCACCGATGCACGCCCGCTGGGCGTTGGATCTCGGCGCCTGCCGGAACGTCAACATCAAGGTGGGAAGGGTTGGCGGCCTGAGCGCAGCCATCGAGATCCACGACCTGTGCCTGGCGCGAGGCGTGCCCGTCTGGTGCGGGGGAATGCTGGAGACAAACGTGGGCAGGGCGGCCAACGTTGCGCTGGCCACCCTGCCCACGTTCACCTTGCCGGGCGATATCTCTGCCTCGGCTCGCTACTACAAAGAGGATATTGCCGAACCCAACTTCGAACTGAACGGAGACTCAACCATCTCGCTGCCCGATGGGCCCGGACTGGGGGTCACGGTGGATGTCAGGCGGCTTGAGGCGCTGCGTCTGCGGCACCTGGAATTATGTTAG